The Streptomyces sp. GSL17-111 region CCTGGACGACGCGCAGCTGCGCACCCTGGAGGAGCGGCTGCGCTACCTGCGGGAGCTGGAGGACCGGCGTGCCGCGATCCTCGAGTCGGTGCGCACGCAGGGCAAGCTGGACGCCGCCCTGGAGGCGCGGATCCGCGAGGCGGAGTCCAAGGCCCGCCTGGAGGACGTCTACCTGCCGTACAAGCCCAAGCGGCGCACGAAGGCGCAGATCGCCCGGGAGGCGGGGCTTCAGCCGCTGGCCGACGGCCTGCTGACCGACCCCTCCGTGGAACCGGCGGCGGCAGCGGCGGCGTTCGTCGACGCCGACGCGGGCGTGGCCGACACCGCCGCGGCACTGGAGGGCGCGCGGGCGATCCTCACCGAGCGCTTCTCCGAGGACGCCGACCTGATCGGTGAGCTGCGCGAGCGGATGTGGCGCGAGGGCCGGCTCGCGGCGAAGGTGCGGGACGGCAAGGAGGAGCAGGGCGCGAAGTTCGCGGACTACTTCGACTTCGCCGAGCCGTTCACGGAGCTGCCCTCGCACCGCGTGCTGGCCATGCTGCGCGGTGAGAAGGAGGAGGTCCTCGACCTCACCCTGGAGCCCGAGGCGACCGCCGAGGCGGCCTCGGAGCCGGGACCGACCGCCTACGAGCGGGCCATCGCCGCGCGTTTCGGCATCGTCCACCGGGGCCGCCCGGCGGACGACTGGCTGGCCGAGACGGTGCGGTGGGCCTGGCGCACGCGCGTGCTGGTGCACCTGGGGATCGACCTGCGCACCCGGCTGCGGCAGGCGGCCGAGGACGACGCCGTCGGTGTCTTCGCGGCCAACCTGCGGGACCTGCTGCTGGCCGCGCCCGCCGGCAGCCGGGCCACGATGGGCCTGGACCCGGGCCTGCGCACCGGCGTGAAGGTGGCGGTGGTGGACGCCACCGGCAAGGTCGCGGCGACCGACACGATCTACCCGCACGCCCCGGCGCGGAAGTGGGACGCGTCGCTGGCCACCCTGGCCGAGCTGGCCCGGACGCACGGCGTGGAGCTGATCGCCATCGGCAACGGCACGGCCTCGCGGGAGACGGACAAGCTGGCCGCCGACCTGCTGGCCCGGGAGCCGGAGCTGGGCCTGACGAAGGTCATGGTCTCCGAGGCCGGTGCCTCGGTGTACTCGGCCTCGGCCTTCGCCTCGCAGGAGCTGCCGGATCTGGACGTCTCCCTGCGCGGCGCGGTCTCCATCGCCCGCCGCCTGCAGGATCCGCTGGCGGAGCTGGTGAAGATCGACCCGAGGTCCATCGGCGTCGGCCAGTACCAGCACGACCTGTCCGAGGTGAAGCTCTCCCGCTCGCTGGACGCGGTGGTGGAGGACTGCGTGAACGGCGTCGGGGTCGACGTCAACACCGCCTCGGCGCCGCTGCTCTCGCGGGTGTCGGGCATCGGCGGCACCCTGGCGGAGAACATCGTCGCCCATCGGGACGCCAACGGTCCCTTCCGCAGCCGCACCGGGCTGAAGTCCGTGCCGCGCCTGGGGCCCAAGGCGTTCGAGCAGTGCGCGGGCTTCCTGCGCATCCGGGGCGGGGACGACCCGCTGGACGCCTCCAGCGTCCACCCGGAGGCGTACCCGGTGGTGCGCCGGATGGCGAAGACGCACGGCGGGGACGTCGCGGCCCTCGTGGGCAACTCCACGGTCCTGCGGACCCTGCGGCCCGCCGACTTCGTGGACGCGACGTTCGGTCTGCCGACCGTCACCGACATCCTGGGCGAGCTGGAGAAGCCCGGGCGCGACCCGCGTCCGGCCTTCCGCACGGCGGCGTTCAAGGAGGGCGTGGAGAAGCTCGCCGACCTGAGCCCCGGCATGGTGCTGGAGGGCGTGGTCACCAACGTGGCGGCCTTCGGCGCGTTCGTGGACGTCGGCGTCCACCAGGACGGCCTGGTGCACGTCTCGGCGATGTCGAAGTCGTTCGTGAAGGACCCGCGCGACGTGGCCAAGCCGGGTGACATCGTGAAGGTGAAGGTCCTGGAGGTGGACGAGGCCCGCAAGCGCATCTCGCTGACGCTGCGTCTCGACGACGAGCCGGGGAAGGGCTCGGGGGACGGGCGGGGTGGCCGCCGTGGCGCAGTGCCGGCCCGCCGGGAGGGCGAACGCGGCGGCCAGCGCGGCGGCGGCCCACGCGGCGAGCAGCGCGGCGGGCAGCGCGGCAGCGGCCAGCGCGGGGGTCAGCGGGGCGGCCGGCAGGGTGGCGGCGCCCCGGCCAACGACGCGATGGCCGAGGCCCTGCGCCGCGCCGGGCTGCGCTGACGCACCGCCGTCCGTGGGGCGCCGCGTCACCACACGGCGCCCCACGGGGCCTCCTCAGAGCCGGACGACGACCTCGTCCAGGCTCTTGCGCCGCAGATCCGGCACGCGCGCGTCCTCGGCCGGGTACCCCACGGGCACGACGTAGGCGGCCCGCTCCTCGGGCGGCCGCTCGCACACCTCGTTGAGGAAGCGCATCGGGCTCGGCGTGTGGGTGAGGGTGGCCAGCCCGGACTGGTGCAGGGACGCCAGCATCAGCCCGACCGCGATGCCGACGGACTCCTTGGTGTAGTAGGGGCGCGGCGTGTGCGGCCCCTTGTGCACCTCGAAGACGACGATGACGACCGGCGCGGTCTCCAGGAAGGGCTTGCGCCAGTCCGTGCCGATCGGCGCGAGCGCGGTGAGCCACTCCTGTGACGCCCGGCGCTCGTAGAACTCCCGCTCCTCGGCCTCGGCGGCCTCCCGCAGCCGCCGCTTGCGCTCGGGGTCGGTGATGACGACGAAGCGCCAGGGCTGCACGTGGGCCCCGCTGGGCGCGGTGGCCGCCGTCCGGATCGCCCAGTCCACCGTCTCGGCGGGAACGGGCCGGGAGTCGAAGTCCCGGACGGTACGGCGCTGGGCCATGATCGTGTGGAAGGCCCGGCCCCGGTCCGCCGCCTCGTGGGCGGGAACGGTCATCGGCCGGAGCGGAACCGTGGGATGAGCGGAATGCGCACTGGTATGGACCATGGGCGGCAGCACAGCACATCCACGGTCACCACGTAAATGCGTTGCGCGGTAACGGTCCCCGTCCTAACCTCGCTTTCGGCCATGTCGTCGTGGAGCCGTTGATCGGAGAGGCCGTTGCTCGTCTGAGGTCGGAAGACACCGTGTGCACCGTTCGACGTCCCGCGCCCCGGGACGTCCGCGCCGTCCGGCGCGTGCCACGGGTGCGACCTCGATGAGGCGAGCCCCGCCCCGGCCTCCCGGCCGGCCCTCCCGACGCTCCCCTCCGGCCGCCCTCCCCGCCGCCCGGTCCGCGGTGTCTTCCCGTGTTGCTCCCCCCTCTCAGCCCGTTCGAGAAGCAACCAGGAGGCGCCCTGTGTCCACCCACCCCACCCCCGGCCGCCCGTCCCTCTCCGTGACCGCCACCGGTCTCACCTTCGCCTGGCCGGACGGCTCACCCGTCTTCGACGGTCTCGATCTGGCCCTCGGCGCCGGGCGCACCGGCCTCGTGGGCTCCAACGGCAGCGGCAAGTCCACCCTGCTGAAGCTGCTGGCGGGAGAACTCACCCCGGAGGGCGGCACGTTGCGCGTCACCGGCGAGATCGGTCACCTGCCGCAGGACGTCACCCTGGCGACGGGGCTGCGGATCGACGAGGCGCTGGGCATCGCCACCCGCCGCGCGGCGCTGCACGCCATCGAGTCCGGCGACGTCCGCGAAGAGCACTTCACGACGCTCGGGGACGACTGGGACATCGAGGAGCGCGCCCGCGCGACGCTCGACTCCCTCGGCCTGACGGGCGTCGGGCTCGACCGAACGGTCGGCGAGGTCTCCGGTGGCGAGTGCGTCCTCCTGCGGCTCGCGGCTCTGCTGCTGCGCGGGCCCGACGTGCTGCTGCTCGACGAGCCGACCAACAACCTCGACCTCGCGGCCCGGCAGCGGCTGTACGCGGCGGTGGACGGCTGGCGCGGCGTGCTCGTCGTCGTCAGCCACGACCGCGAACTGCTGGAGCGCGTCGACCGGATCGCGGACCTGCACGACGGGGAGGTGCGCGTGTACGGCGGGAACTTCTCCGCCTACGAGGAGGCGCTCGCCACGGAGCAGGCCGCGGCCGAGCGCACGCTGCGCGCGGCCGAGTCCGACCTGCGCCGCCAGAAGCAGGAACTGGTCGAGGCGCACGGCAAGCTGGCCGCCCGCAACCGCTACGCCCGGAAGATGTACGCCACCAAGCGGGAGCCACGCGTCGTCATGCGGCTGCGCGCACGCAGTGCGCAGGTCTCCGCCGGCAAGCACCGCATCCTGCACGAGCAGCGGCTCGCCGACGCGCGCGAGCGGCTGGACGAGGCGGCCGAGCACGTACGCGACGAGGCGCGCATCCGGGTGGAGCTGCCCTTCACGGCCGTCCCGCACGGACGCCAGGTGCTGAGCCTGCGCGAGGTCGAACTGCGCTGCGGCGCGCGGGCGACGTTCGACGTGCACGGGCCCGAGCGGATCGCGCTGATCGGCGCCAACGGCGCCGGGAAGTCGACGCTGCTGCGCACCGTCGCCGGAGGGCTG contains the following coding sequences:
- a CDS encoding Tex family protein, yielding MTATTISIEARIADELGVAERQVRAAVELLDGGSTVPFIARYRKEATGTLDDAQLRTLEERLRYLRELEDRRAAILESVRTQGKLDAALEARIREAESKARLEDVYLPYKPKRRTKAQIAREAGLQPLADGLLTDPSVEPAAAAAAFVDADAGVADTAAALEGARAILTERFSEDADLIGELRERMWREGRLAAKVRDGKEEQGAKFADYFDFAEPFTELPSHRVLAMLRGEKEEVLDLTLEPEATAEAASEPGPTAYERAIAARFGIVHRGRPADDWLAETVRWAWRTRVLVHLGIDLRTRLRQAAEDDAVGVFAANLRDLLLAAPAGSRATMGLDPGLRTGVKVAVVDATGKVAATDTIYPHAPARKWDASLATLAELARTHGVELIAIGNGTASRETDKLAADLLAREPELGLTKVMVSEAGASVYSASAFASQELPDLDVSLRGAVSIARRLQDPLAELVKIDPRSIGVGQYQHDLSEVKLSRSLDAVVEDCVNGVGVDVNTASAPLLSRVSGIGGTLAENIVAHRDANGPFRSRTGLKSVPRLGPKAFEQCAGFLRIRGGDDPLDASSVHPEAYPVVRRMAKTHGGDVAALVGNSTVLRTLRPADFVDATFGLPTVTDILGELEKPGRDPRPAFRTAAFKEGVEKLADLSPGMVLEGVVTNVAAFGAFVDVGVHQDGLVHVSAMSKSFVKDPRDVAKPGDIVKVKVLEVDEARKRISLTLRLDDEPGKGSGDGRGGRRGAVPARREGERGGQRGGGPRGEQRGGQRGSGQRGGQRGGRQGGGAPANDAMAEALRRAGLR
- a CDS encoding nitroreductase family protein, whose amino-acid sequence is MVHTSAHSAHPTVPLRPMTVPAHEAADRGRAFHTIMAQRRTVRDFDSRPVPAETVDWAIRTAATAPSGAHVQPWRFVVITDPERKRRLREAAEAEEREFYERRASQEWLTALAPIGTDWRKPFLETAPVVIVVFEVHKGPHTPRPYYTKESVGIAVGLMLASLHQSGLATLTHTPSPMRFLNEVCERPPEERAAYVVPVGYPAEDARVPDLRRKSLDEVVVRL
- a CDS encoding ABC-F family ATP-binding cassette domain-containing protein; amino-acid sequence: MSTHPTPGRPSLSVTATGLTFAWPDGSPVFDGLDLALGAGRTGLVGSNGSGKSTLLKLLAGELTPEGGTLRVTGEIGHLPQDVTLATGLRIDEALGIATRRAALHAIESGDVREEHFTTLGDDWDIEERARATLDSLGLTGVGLDRTVGEVSGGECVLLRLAALLLRGPDVLLLDEPTNNLDLAARQRLYAAVDGWRGVLVVVSHDRELLERVDRIADLHDGEVRVYGGNFSAYEEALATEQAAAERTLRAAESDLRRQKQELVEAHGKLAARNRYARKMYATKREPRVVMRLRARSAQVSAGKHRILHEQRLADARERLDEAAEHVRDEARIRVELPFTAVPHGRQVLSLREVELRCGARATFDVHGPERIALIGANGAGKSTLLRTVAGGLPARAGTVTTHVPARMLPQRLDVLDEGLSIVANVARTAPKAGDNRVRAQLARFLFRGERADRLVGTLSGGERFRATLAALMLAEPAPQLLLLDEPTNSLDLASVDQLTAALEGYEGALIVAGHDVPFLRSLGITRWLHLDGEVREADPETLEPVRG